The DNA sequence GCACGCAGGTGAATGGCCGCCGGCGATTCGGTCACGCGCAGCAGCATCACGCCCAGATTCTCCCCGAGACTGATGCTGCCCGCAGCCAGCCCCTGCTGCAGGCCCAGCACGTCCGGGCCGAGGGCCGCGAGTTCCTTTTTCAGCGTCGCCTCGAACCCGGGGGTTCCGTAGGCTCGCAGGCTGCGGGGCAGGTGGGGCATGGCAGGCTCGGTTTATTGACGAGTCTGCGTTGAGTCTAGCTCCCTGCCCGGAAGCAATAAAGACTCGCTCGGGGTATTCGCATTCGGCGGGTATCCCTTCCGAGGACCTTCATGCGATGATCTGCTAGCGCACCGCGCCGCGATCCATCCGGACCGAACGAACCCGGTGTGCAATCCGCTGCACGGGGACGTGGAAACCCTTGGTTGTAGGATACTCAGGCGCGCCGGGTGTATAGGGGGCACCGTCTACGATTGTATTGTTTCAGGTTCGCAACAATATCCGGAGTATGAAAAGTATGAAAAGTATGAAAAGTATGAAAAGCGGAATAGCGTCGATGGTTGTTGCGTTGGCCGCGGCGACGGCCCTTTGGGCGTGCGGAAGTGACGATCCGGAATCCGCTTCCCGGGAACAGGCGGCGGTCGAGCAATCCGACCCGCAGGCGCACGATTCTGCGTCTCCGGATTCCAAGGCGGGGCTCGCGGATGAGCGGGTCCGGCCCCGGGACGATCGTCGCGCTCAGAATGCGACCGAAGGGCGGGATTCACCTCGCGGCGAACATGCCCCCGCGGCGGATCTGAACGGTGAGGTAACCGAGGTCGGCGAAGATTGGATCGTGCTTCGGCTTGCCGATCGCGCAGCGACCGGGGACTACGCTCCGGCGAGGCAACGGGAGCTCCGGGAACCCGCGATGACCTGGTCGGGTGAAACTGCAACGGTCCAGTTTTCTGCGGCCACCCGGGTGCGGATGCGCGGTACAGAAAGCGATGGGCGACGTGCCCAGCCTGCAACGCCGGGTGACATCAAGGTTGGCGATCGTGTCGCGATCTGGTTCGTCGAGGACTCTGGAATAGCCGAGCGAATCAGCGTGCGGCGAGCGTCTACGCCCTGAGTGCCACACTTCCGAGGTTCATGAAGCTGGTGAGTCGTTTTGCGCGGCAATCGGTCGGCAGCGATTTTTTCTCGCTGCAGACTGTGGATATCCCGGGCCGCAGTGGCGCTGAGCTGTAAGTCGTGGCTGTTATGGGATACCGGAAGACGGAGGTGGCAAATGCGTTCCTCGAATACCAGCGTTCGCTCGCTCTCTACCAGTTGAGCCTGGAAAGCAGGGCCTTCTCGGCCCCGCAGCCGTTGCGTGCCGATACAGCGGCGCGGGCCCTGGAGCTCGAGCGCCTGCCTCCTGGGCTGCCATTGAGAGACGCGTTTGCCCGTGCGGCACTTGGGCTGACGGACAGACGTCTCGTGGGCACCGGCTTCCGGGATGCCGGAGTCGCCCTGGCCAGTATCCACAATATCGGTGCCCGGGGACGGCAAGGTTTTTCGAGCTACAGCGGTGCTGCGTCTGCCGGATCTGGGGCGTTTCGGGCGCACGGCGATTTCTGGGTAGGTAACGTCTGGGTCGCCGCGGACGGGCGCATCTGGATCCATGACCCCGTTGTTGCCAAGCGGCGACATGCCCGTGCCTCTGAGTTAATGAGCGACCCTTGGTCTGATCTGGCGTCGTTCCTCTTCAATCTCGGAGTGGTGCACCCGCTCTGGTTGCTTCCCTTGATTCGCCAGGACTGGATCAGCGAATGCGAAACGGCGTTCCTGGCGGGTTATCGCGACGAGTATCGCGGCGTGTTCGATCCGTCCATGATCCGGGAGCCCATCGAGTCGACCTTTCAGGACTATGCAGCTTATCTTTCCGGATGCGGTCGCCGGGTACGTTCATCTATCCGACTGCGCTATGCGCGCCGACGGCTCGTGTCGTTGCAGACGGTGTTCAGGTGCTGAGCACAGAATCACGGTGGTCTAAGGGCTTTTTGCGCGATCGGTTCACGGATCTTGGACGCGAGCAGGCCCATTTCTGACAGCTCGGCGCGCAGCAGCGATCGCGAGTTCAACGCGTTGCCTGAACGAACCGCGGCAGCGCCGCACGGCGAGCAGGACGTAGATCAACGCGAGCTGAATACGGGCCCGCCCACTGCACGGCCAGGCCCGGAGCTTGGCCTCGTCCGCCAGAGCGCTGGCACTGGGCGGGTCGCTATCGGGGGCGGACGACTGCAGGCACCGGTTCCGGATGCTTCGCGTCCTGTTGCGCCGCTGGCGCCAGCGCTCGAAAGGCTCCCGAAGGGAACGGTGGTGGTTTGCGCCGTGAATGCGGTATCCGAACCCTGCTTCCGCGAGTGCATACTTGCGGGCCCCCAACAGATCCGCTCCGCGCACCAGGACGGCGTCCGGGAACATCGCCAGTCCCGGGGCAGGGACGCCAACCCGTTCGAAGATGGCCCGTGCCAGGGGGCGTCGGAGCGCCAGCCCGGAGGTCGGGCTGCCGACCCAGTCCGATGCGAGCGCGGCGACGAGTGCATTGGAACCGACCGGGCCCGGCGGGTACTCCATGCGCCGGAGGATGGCTGCCGAGGCACGCGGATCGCTGCCGGGAGCGGCATGGATGCGCCCCCTGGCAAAGGCGAAGTCGATCTCGCGGTGTTCCTCGAACAGGGTGCGCACGCGCTCTAGGTGGCCTTCTAGATACCAGTCGTCCGCGTCGAGAAAGGTTACGATCTCGTTGCGTGCGAGGGTTAGTCCATTCGCAAGTGCGTCCAAGGAGCCCGAGTTCCGTTGCAGGATGATGCGAAGCCGGGAGGCGCCTGCTAGCGATTTCAGGATCTCGCGGGACTCGTCTGTGGACCCATCGTCGACGACGATGATCTCGTCCTCCGGACCCAGTTGCGAAAGCACACTCGCAATCGTCTCTGCCAGGAAACGGCCGTAGTTGTAGTTGCTCACGATTACGCTGATCTGCAATCGCGGCACAGATGGCGTTGCGGCCATTACCATCAGCTGGGCCAGCCCCAGTCCTCGCCGATGAGCTCGAACAGGCGGCGGTTGTAAGGGCGGAAGTGCTCTGTCAGGTAGCGCCGACATCGGTCATCCATCTGGTCCGCATAACGCCCCCGGGTTTGAGAGGAGTACCGGAGCGCTTGCTCGGGTCTAAGGCCCCGGTCTCTGACCAGACGTTCAAGTTCCCGCGTTACCCGTTCCCCCTCCCGTTGCAATGCTTCCCAAAAGGATTCCTTTGGGAATCGTAGCGAATGTCGATACCAGTGCCGGTAATGCGAGTAGGCCCGGCTTACCGGATCCCGCAAGATCATCACGATGCGCGCATCCGGAACCAGCTCTGCGGCTAGGGGTGCATACGACGGCAGGTGCATCTGGGGTGTGGCCTCGCCGGTCAGTGCCCGATAGCCCAGTTGCTCACTGGTCCGGTCGATCCGGGCGCGCGTTGGGAATTGTGCACGGTGCCAGCGTTCCCCCTGTCGCTGGTGCCGGGGCGAGTTGAAATATTGGATCTCCTTGGTGGTTGCCGGGAGTTTCCCAGGATGCTGGCGGACGTAATCGTAGAGTGACGTGGTGCCCGCCTTCATCGCTCCGATGAGTAGAAAGTCAGGAAGCACGCCTGGATCCCCAAGGTGCATGCGGCGCAGGTAACGGGCCTGGTGCCGAGCCTCCCGGAAGTGCTGGCGTCCGCGCAGGAAAAGGTTTCGGACGAGGCTGCCGGAGCCACCACTCATCAGTCGAGGCTGGATCCGGGCGGGTTTGGTGGACCTTCTGCTCATGCGGTCTCCGGCTGTACCACCCTCTTGCCCACCAGTCGGTGCAACATCAGCACCAGAACGACCACCAACACCCACGGCCCGGAGTGGAACAGGTATCCCCCGGCCGAATATCGGACGAGTACCAGCGCCATCAGTGCCAGGATACCGGCCAACAGGATGCCGTCGGCATCGATCGGTTCTTTTCGCGCTACATGCAGCTGGCGCAGGCCTGTTGCCCCCGGCCACAGCAGCATGAGTGCGAACAGCGCCGTCCCGATCACGCCGAGGTCGAGGATCACGTCGACCCAGAACGCATGGCCGAACCGTGGAATCCAGCCATGGGGCATTGTCTCCCGAAGGGCTGCCGAGGGTCCGTCCTGCCCGCGCCAGAATCCACCCAGACCGTGGCCCAGGATCGGGCGGTTCCAAGCCTCGGTTAGCGCCGCGTCCCAGATGCGGGTACGCCCGTCAGGGTTGCGCGAGTAGGCGCGGAATGCGTCGGGTTGCGGCTGTTGCCTTCTATCCCGCCAGCCTTGCTCCGCAACTTGGGCCTCGGTCCGAATCTCTCGCCTTGCTTCCTGGCGGGATTGCAGATCCGGTACAGCGGTCTCGAGTTGTCTGTTGATCTGTCGCAAACGGGATTCCAGTTTCCGGATGTCCCGTGTGATCCCTCCAATACGTGCCGGATCCCGCGTCGCTTCCTGCCGTTGCATTGCTTGGGCGAGTGCCTGCTCGACGGCGGCCCGTTTTTCATCGAGCGGGATCGTGGGCCATTGCGGCAGCGAGATGGCTGCGTAGAATCCCGCTGCCAGGGCCGCCGTCAGCAGGGTGATGCGGCCCAGGGAGAGGCCGCGCCAGAAGGCCAACAGCGCGAACGCCACGATGAAGGCACCGAGCCCGACCAGCGGTGCCACGGCCTCGGCACGTGCCATCAGGTAGCTCAGCGCGAAGATGACCCCCAGACCGAGGAGCAGGCGAACCCCTTTGAGACCGGCGGTATAGACCACCCATACCGCGGCCCCGAGCGCTCCGAAGGTGCCCAGGAGGTTCTTGTGGTGAAAGACGCCGCGCCAGCGGTCGACGTCAGTGTTGGCGATTCCGGTTTCCCCAGCCCCCATGATGCCGATTTCCGGCGCGAACGTGACCACCAGGTAGCTTGCCGTGCCGATCACCAGGCTCCAGAGGGCCAGCAGTTCCAGCAGGCCCTGGCCGCCGAAGCGCCATGCCAGCCACAGCGCCACAGCCGTCGCACCGGCTATGCCCCCGAACTGGAATAGGGTCCGACCCGGTGCATCCGACCAGAGTACCGACAGCAGCGCCCAGGCCAGGAAGATGCCGATGGTGAGCAGTCCAAGCCTGGGTAGCGATCGGAGCCAGTGCAGAACCTCCCGGCGTGCGAGCAACAGCAGCACACCGGTGATCAGGAACGCACCGGCGTGGAGCAGGATCTCGATCGCGTCGAACGACATCTGGAACCAGCGGGCGTCCGGACTTCGCGCAAGACGCGGTACGATGGCCTGGAACATCAGGGTCAGCACCAGTACTCCCCACCAGGTGGCCGGATCCACGAGACGGAGTGTGAGCTTGGGTGCGCTTGTGGGAGTGTCTTCCTGCGTTGCCATCGTTTACCGTGTCGGCTCGTTATGCGGGCTGCGCTCGCGATGGGGCGCGGCCGGGTTTGGGGCGCCGGCTCCAACGCGCTTGCGTATCCCCGGCGAGCTTGGGGGCGCAGGAGAATACGAACTCGGATCCCTGCAGGACTTGAATCTGCCACCAACAGCATCGCCCCTGGTGGGCAAAGGCCATACTAGCACCGATGTCAGAATCCGAAACCACTCGACGCCGGCACCAGGGTCGGCGCTCGTCATCGCATATCGCACTCGTGTTCGGGCTCCAGGTACTCGGGCTGGCGGCCGGGTTCATCACTCATGTGATGCTGGCCCGTCTGATGGGCGATCCCGGGCAGTACGGCTGGGTGGCCGTCGGACAGAATGTCGCCCAGATCCTGGCGGCGCTGGTGGCGTTCGGTATCCCGATGGTGATCATGCGGCGGGCGTCCCAGCTCAGCGCGACAGGGGAACACCAAGCCATCCTCGCGCTGCGCCGGTTGGGATCGGCGGCCCTGATGCGTACCACGGGTCTGGTCTTGGTGCCGGCGCTGATTCTGGCGGCGGGCGCGTATTTCTGGCCATCGGGCGGGACCGGCGAGATCGTCTTGGTGCTGGTCTTGGCGTTGCTGGCAGCGCCTTTCCTGGCGCTGAGCCGGCTGTATACGGGGTTCTCCCGGACCTACGGCTGGTTTGGCCTGTCGGTGGCTCCGGACCGGCTTTGGCGGCCGCTGCTGGTGCTGTTGCTGGCGTTGTTTCAGTGGTGGCTATGGCCGCCACTGGTGGCTGCACAGGCGCTGTTGGCATTTGTCGTCGCCAGTGTCGTCGTGGCTCTGTCGATGGGGTTCGTGACCGGCAGACGTCAGCGTGCCCGGGCATCTGTGCAGCCGGGCCCAGGGAATGACGTCGCCTTCACCGGTTCGTTGTGGCGCGTGTCCGCGGTGTTCGGCGCGCAGTCGATATTGGATGTCGTGGTCCGGCGCAGCGACGTGATCCTGGTGGGGCTCATGGTGGGCCCTGCATCCGCGGGCATCTACTTCGCCGCTTCACGGATCGCGGAACTGCTGTCAATGCCCAGTGCAGCCGTCGGCACCGTGATTGCGCCGCGTTATGCACGCCGCCGGCAGATGAATGACCACCACGGTTTGCAGCGCCTGGTCACGCTCTCCGCACACGCGTCGTTCTGGCCCACCCTTGCCGGGGTCGTGCTGATGTTCTGGTTGGGGGAATGGGTTCTGGCGTGGTTCGGCGAGGAGTTCCGGGCAGGTACCGAGATACTGGCCCTGTTGTTGCTGGCGCGACTCGTGTTGGCCAGCGCGGGCCGTCTGCAGGCCCTGCTCAACATGGCCGGTGCAGAGCAAAGTGTACTCAGGTTGCAGATCGGTACGGCGATCCTGAATCTGTTCCTGCTGCTGATCTTGATCCCTTGGTACGGGGCTGTGGGTGCCGCGCTCGCACACCTGCTGGTCTGGACCACTTGGGTGGTCGTGGGCTCGCTGATTACACGGCGCCAGCTGGGAATTCGCCCGGGGATCCTCGGTATGTTGTGGCGGCCCACGCACGAATGAGATCCGCTATACGGGACAGGCCGGTTTAGTAGTCGGTTGAACCCGATCCGGGGGCCGGCAGGGATATGTCGTCGCGAGCTTGTGGCGAGGGCATCAGCCAGTGGTCGAGATCCCGCCCCAGCAGGTGGCCGAGTTCGACGATCTCGTCGCGGTATTCGTTGCGCAGCCGTTCGTGCGCAGCGACAGGCAGTGGTGGAAACGGACGCAGGTTGCGTTTTTCGACCCAGTGGCGCAGCTGGCTGAGCAGGTCGAATGGCAGCATCCGTAGCAAGTGGTGCTTCAGGCGGTGCGAGGTCGCCAACGATTGCAATAGGCGGACTCGTGGGATGCCCGATCGGTTGCGCGCGTGGCCGGCGATGGACGCGAGTTCGGGATCGATGTCCAGGAACAGGCAAAGGCGGCGCCAGACTGCCTGAGGATCTCTGCGCAGGTCGTCGAACAGCAGCACGAGTAGCCGTTCGCGCGGAAATGATTCGAGGTACGGCCTGAGCTGGCGAACGTAGCGCCCCATGTGCAGGTATCGCAGCAGAAACTCGGATTCCCCGCGGGCCGGTTCCGCATCCAGTGCTTGCTCGAAATCCTCGATCGGCTCGAGCCCGTCGCGGCGGGCGTGGCACCAGGCCGAGTAGGCGCGCTCGACCGGGTTGCGCAGGATGACCACGATCCGTGCGTCGGGGAACTCGCGGCAGATGCGCTCCGCGGTTCCGGGAACCGCCAGATACCAGGTGCTGGCTTCGCCGATGATGCGTTGGTCGGCGCGCGCCTTTTGGAACAGCCCGAGGTACTTGCCATGGCTGGTGACGACCCACTCGCGGGCGGGGGATGTGCGGCCGTGGCCATCGGGAAAGCGATAGCCGCGTTCCCCGAATGCGAGGTACCCCGGTTCCTTCGGGAAGGCCATGAAGGCTTGCGGATGCAGCATCAGCCAGTTGGCCAGAGTGGTCGTACCCGACTTCTGGGCACCCACGATGAACAGGTTGGGGCGCGCGCCGTGAGAGATACCCCCGAGACCGGATCCCATGGATTCTTCTTCGGACCTCATCGAATTGATCCGCAGTGGCAGCGAGCACAGGATGGCACGCCATGCCCCCCGCACAGGGAGATGGCCTGCGCAGGTCTTGCTCGCATCGGTACCATCAGCGGCGTACGAACCAGAAGGCCATGCCGGGAGCGGTCTGGCGTGGCAACGGTCCAGCAGAGCGCTCCAGGTCCTGGCGGGTCCGTGCGTGGCGCTCCAGTTCGAAATCGCTTCCCAGAAGGTCCCGGACACTGTCGATCAATACGCTGGCTTCACCTTCCTGGCGATGGAGCAGCAGCAGCCGGCCCCCGGGGCGGCACCATGCTGCGACGTTCCGGGCATAGGTGCGCCGGAACTCGGTGGGGATGGTGTGCAGACAGCCGCGGTCCAGCAGGGCATCGAAGCTCCCGGGTTCGGGCGCATCGTGGAGGATGTCCAATCGGCGGAACTCCAGCCGGCCGGGAATCTCACCAAACTCCCGCCGCGCCAGTTGCGCCGCTTCCTCCGCCAGGTCACCGCCAACCACGGAAAATCCCCTTTCTGTCAGCCAGGCGCTGATTTGCCCCCGCCCGCTACCGATGTCGAGCACACGGCAGCCTTGGGGGAACCAGCCGGTTTCTACCGCTTCGACCAGTTCCTCCGGAACGGTGGTCGCCAGGGCACCATGGGGACGCTTGGATTCCACATGCCAGAGATGCTCCCACTTGCGCCGGTGGATTTTCCGCTCAAGACGGGGCGAGACTCGGCGCACGTATTTCAGCACGGTGTTGACGAGCCTGAGCCGCAGGCGCAGCAGCCCATCCTGTCGTGCGGGCTGGACTGTGTTCGGGCGTGTATGCGGGCGGTCTGGCCCGCTGGTCGGTTCATTTGATTGCAAGGAATCCCTCGAAGCAGATGTACTTGAACACTGTGGTGATGTCGGTGAACCCGGCCCGTTGCAGCAGGCCGAGGTTGCCTTCGGAGGAGAAGGGCTCCAGCACACCCTTCAAACTGCGCATCTTGGCCACGATCTCTTCCGATTGATAGCCCTGTTCCAGCTTGTACTCGGTGTACAGTGCATTCAGCATGTCCTGAAAGCGGGCATCCGGCCCGCGCACCTTTTCGAACAGGAAGAAGGCGCCGCCCCAGTTCAGACTTTGGTAGATGCGGTCGATCAACTGCTGGCGCACCCGCGGCAGCACGAACTGCACCGTGTAGTACGCAATGATGACATCGGCGTTCTCCAGCGGTACTTCGAGGATGTCGCCCTCGATCACCTCCACGTTCGGGTGGCCGGCGCATTTCTCCCGTGCCCTGGCGACCATCTCCGGTTCCCGGTCGATGCCGACGATGCGTACGTCCTTGCGCCGGTGCCGTGCAGCCAGCCGGGTCAGCAGCGAGCCCGTCGAACAACCCAGTTCGTACAGCAGCGAGCCGTTGGGCAGGAAGAAGTCGGTCGCATGGGTAACCAATTCGTGGCCCGCTCGGTAGAACGGAACCGACCGCTGCACGTGTTCATCGAAGTGTTCGCTGACATCACCGCCAAATGACCAGTTGGCGTTGTCGGCCCGCAGTTCGTCACCGACCCCCGGCATGTGCGCCCTCTCCATGTTGTCCGGCGTTCTCGGTTGCAGAGGCTTCACTGGCCAGCACGATGCCCGGATGGCGGGCCGCCAATGTTTGCCATTCCTCCAGTCGCGAGGCAAGGAGACGGAGTTGTGTGCCGGTCAGTGAGCCGGACACAGCCCGTCCAGTGAAATCCCAGTGACTTCCGGTTTGACGGTCCACCATCCGGAAGCTGTCTGGATCGAATCGTAGACTTCGACCGTCGACCGCGGTGTCGTACGCGACCGCAAGCCAGGTGCCGGGAGGGGAAAAGGCCACCAGGGTCGTACCGTCTACATCGAGGTGGAGCATGCCTCCATGCCGGTGGATCAAGGACAGCGGGATGGCGAGGTGCGATGCCCCGGCGGTCACGCCAAGGGTCAGCGTCTCCGAGGCAAGCCGTGCGTCCGCACGCAGCAGCGTGCGGCTGACCCGAGGATAGCGGCGATGCTCTCCAGCCACTGGCCGAGTCTGTTCAACGCGCACGGGTGCGGCCGT is a window from the Thioalkalivibrio paradoxus ARh 1 genome containing:
- a CDS encoding glycosyltransferase family 2 protein; amino-acid sequence: MPRLQISVIVSNYNYGRFLAETIASVLSQLGPEDEIIVVDDGSTDESREILKSLAGASRLRIILQRNSGSLDALANGLTLARNEIVTFLDADDWYLEGHLERVRTLFEEHREIDFAFARGRIHAAPGSDPRASAAILRRMEYPPGPVGSNALVAALASDWVGSPTSGLALRRPLARAIFERVGVPAPGLAMFPDAVLVRGADLLGARKYALAEAGFGYRIHGANHHRSLREPFERWRQRRNRTRSIRNRCLQSSAPDSDPPSASALADEAKLRAWPCSGRARIQLALIYVLLAVRRCRGSFRQRVELAIAAARRAVRNGPARVQDP
- a CDS encoding sulfotransferase, which gives rise to MSRRSTKPARIQPRLMSGGSGSLVRNLFLRGRQHFREARHQARYLRRMHLGDPGVLPDFLLIGAMKAGTTSLYDYVRQHPGKLPATTKEIQYFNSPRHQRQGERWHRAQFPTRARIDRTSEQLGYRALTGEATPQMHLPSYAPLAAELVPDARIVMILRDPVSRAYSHYRHWYRHSLRFPKESFWEALQREGERVTRELERLVRDRGLRPEQALRYSSQTRGRYADQMDDRCRRYLTEHFRPYNRRLFELIGEDWGWPS
- a CDS encoding O-antigen ligase family protein, giving the protein MATQEDTPTSAPKLTLRLVDPATWWGVLVLTLMFQAIVPRLARSPDARWFQMSFDAIEILLHAGAFLITGVLLLLARREVLHWLRSLPRLGLLTIGIFLAWALLSVLWSDAPGRTLFQFGGIAGATAVALWLAWRFGGQGLLELLALWSLVIGTASYLVVTFAPEIGIMGAGETGIANTDVDRWRGVFHHKNLLGTFGALGAAVWVVYTAGLKGVRLLLGLGVIFALSYLMARAEAVAPLVGLGAFIVAFALLAFWRGLSLGRITLLTAALAAGFYAAISLPQWPTIPLDEKRAAVEQALAQAMQRQEATRDPARIGGITRDIRKLESRLRQINRQLETAVPDLQSRQEARREIRTEAQVAEQGWRDRRQQPQPDAFRAYSRNPDGRTRIWDAALTEAWNRPILGHGLGGFWRGQDGPSAALRETMPHGWIPRFGHAFWVDVILDLGVIGTALFALMLLWPGATGLRQLHVARKEPIDADGILLAGILALMALVLVRYSAGGYLFHSGPWVLVVVLVLMLHRLVGKRVVQPETA
- a CDS encoding lipopolysaccharide biosynthesis protein, whose product is MSESETTRRRHQGRRSSSHIALVFGLQVLGLAAGFITHVMLARLMGDPGQYGWVAVGQNVAQILAALVAFGIPMVIMRRASQLSATGEHQAILALRRLGSAALMRTTGLVLVPALILAAGAYFWPSGGTGEIVLVLVLALLAAPFLALSRLYTGFSRTYGWFGLSVAPDRLWRPLLVLLLALFQWWLWPPLVAAQALLAFVVASVVVALSMGFVTGRRQRARASVQPGPGNDVAFTGSLWRVSAVFGAQSILDVVVRRSDVILVGLMVGPASAGIYFAASRIAELLSMPSAAVGTVIAPRYARRRQMNDHHGLQRLVTLSAHASFWPTLAGVVLMFWLGEWVLAWFGEEFRAGTEILALLLLARLVLASAGRLQALLNMAGAEQSVLRLQIGTAILNLFLLLILIPWYGAVGAALAHLLVWTTWVVVGSLITRRQLGIRPGILGMLWRPTHE
- a CDS encoding sulfotransferase family protein; translated protein: MRSEEESMGSGLGGISHGARPNLFIVGAQKSGTTTLANWLMLHPQAFMAFPKEPGYLAFGERGYRFPDGHGRTSPAREWVVTSHGKYLGLFQKARADQRIIGEASTWYLAVPGTAERICREFPDARIVVILRNPVERAYSAWCHARRDGLEPIEDFEQALDAEPARGESEFLLRYLHMGRYVRQLRPYLESFPRERLLVLLFDDLRRDPQAVWRRLCLFLDIDPELASIAGHARNRSGIPRVRLLQSLATSHRLKHHLLRMLPFDLLSQLRHWVEKRNLRPFPPLPVAAHERLRNEYRDEIVELGHLLGRDLDHWLMPSPQARDDISLPAPGSGSTDY
- a CDS encoding class I SAM-dependent methyltransferase translates to MQSNEPTSGPDRPHTRPNTVQPARQDGLLRLRLRLVNTVLKYVRRVSPRLERKIHRRKWEHLWHVESKRPHGALATTVPEELVEAVETGWFPQGCRVLDIGSGRGQISAWLTERGFSVVGGDLAEEAAQLARREFGEIPGRLEFRRLDILHDAPEPGSFDALLDRGCLHTIPTEFRRTYARNVAAWCRPGGRLLLLHRQEGEASVLIDSVRDLLGSDFELERHARTRQDLERSAGPLPRQTAPGMAFWFVRR
- a CDS encoding methyltransferase domain-containing protein, encoding MPGVGDELRADNANWSFGGDVSEHFDEHVQRSVPFYRAGHELVTHATDFFLPNGSLLYELGCSTGSLLTRLAARHRRKDVRIVGIDREPEMVARAREKCAGHPNVEVIEGDILEVPLENADVIIAYYTVQFVLPRVRQQLIDRIYQSLNWGGAFFLFEKVRGPDARFQDMLNALYTEYKLEQGYQSEEIVAKMRSLKGVLEPFSSEGNLGLLQRAGFTDITTVFKYICFEGFLAIK
- a CDS encoding DUF3179 domain-containing (seleno)protein, which encodes MRSASEIWARLRGRIARLRRPPLPGMHWGPYRQSLDDVDWVGATEAIHLAPDDPVLGLVLDGRSWALPWSQVSAPHIANLTLGAEPVLVTLCPACSHAAAFRPVVDGQRLRFRVAGIHNGAMIMADRSQGSLWLPGTGTAVTGPFEGRELEHLPLYQCRWREWHTLCPDTRVLSPTAAPVRVEQTRPVAGEHRRYPRVSRTLLRADARLASETLTLGVTAGASHLAIPLSLIHRHGGMLHLDVDGTTLVAFSPPGTWLAVAYDTAVDGRSLRFDPDSFRMVDRQTGSHWDFTGRAVSGSLTGTQLRLLASRLEEWQTLAARHPGIVLASEASATENAGQHGEGAHAGGR